In Erpetoichthys calabaricus chromosome 4, fErpCal1.3, whole genome shotgun sequence, one genomic interval encodes:
- the LOC127527427 gene encoding olfactory receptor 1571-like, producing MTFVQPQGFNIAGFQSLLNYQYFFIFLLVVYMTTLFSNGFLMAIILFVDNLHTPKYIAIFNLSIIDVGYSTTIIPKSAEVFLSASTFVKYESCLTQMFFVLFFSAMESFSIAILAYDRLISICFPLHCKTINTNSRMVSIIVITGTVPLVASVITVYLLTHLSFCNSVTVNSYYCDYGPMFNMACNDNTPNWAMAYFSIVVFFCGPLTFILISYVCIVVTLLKIASATERQKAFKTCIAHLLLVGIFFIPLLGIYITSWAKIAVSVNTRIFNTSLAAALPPLLNPIIYTLKTEEIMNEVKKLFNRRLLSVF from the coding sequence ATGACTTTTGTGCAGCCACAAGGGTTTAACATTGCAGGTTTTCAGTCTTTACTGAACTatcaatatttctttatatttttgttagttgTCTATATGACAACACTGTTTTCAAATGGATTTCTCATGGCAATAATATTATTTGTAGACAACCTTCACACTCCAAAATACATTGCTATATTCAATTTATCTATTATAGATGTAGGTTACAGCACAACAATTATaccaaaatctgcagaggttttTCTTTCTGCTTCTACTTTTGTTAAATATGAATCATGCTTAACccagatgttctttgtgctgtttttttctgCAATGGAGTCTTTTTCGATTGCTATATTGGCATATGATAGGCTAATATCAATATGCTTTCCATTGCATTgtaaaacaataaacacaaattcaagAATGGTGTCGATTATTGTAATTACTGGAACTGTTCCTTTAGTAGCTTCTGtgattactgtttatttattaacacattTATCATTTTGTAACTCTGTTACAGTTAACAGTTATTACTGTGACTATGGCCCCATGTTTAACATGGCTTGTAATGATAACACACCCAACTGGGCAATGGCATATTTCAGTATAGTTGTGTTTTTCTGTGGTCCTTTGACTTTTATTCTTATATCCTATGTTTGCATAGTAGTAACACTGTTAAAAATAGCATCTGCTACTGAAAGGCAAAAGGCGTTTAAAACTTGCATTGCCCACTTATTATTAGTAGGAATATTTTTTATACCACTCCTAGGGATTTATATCACATCCTGGGCCAAAATAGCTGTCAGTGTAAATACAAGAATTTTCAACACCTCTTTAGCTGCTGCTCTACCTCCACTGTTGAATCCAATTATATATACTTTAAAAACTGAAGAAATTATGAATGAAGTTAAAAAACTGTTTAATAGAAgacttttgtctgttttttaa